From one Anopheles cruzii chromosome 3, idAnoCruzAS_RS32_06, whole genome shotgun sequence genomic stretch:
- the LOC128273380 gene encoding probable RNA-binding protein CG14230: MMRSHRLFVGNIPAGVSEKELSDEFSAYGIVESVEIKTKPNALSGAVDTFGFLSLSTDDKIVSQCIKEFREQQYRGVYLNVSKAKESFLDRLKREREEAESQKQNALALDPYRKEAEDDKRHSVRTTVQLPTLPSLGKDDETSSSESSEDSASDEEDREPVRKTSAPIAPKTPQEELVKKWNQETYIEHGKLKIIPITGQVTEVIDRSKPHQRSEGKQLSEKARIADEKRKQGLTKLNSAYEQQQLAIKSALSKAGSGSNRKIAFDDDEEGGQRQSGTKRKLSLFGTAEEEDDEDGFEGNFKVRKQLSGSNGQELYEMQTAFQGDNRFRLDDRFLERNGNEASSKNPPKDKAADKERLKQLEILSNVTGKPIASEKRNERHNKLPQMQRFDPSQKRGELPAEQRLPASEIEKVDPPETDYKVSDERFYTVSDGLVGLLGSSSGKKERNEGFSLRTMFGRDSEPSDETTEGGQQYQETQPGKDSERPKDSGARFKHESSESEDEPEASEPVRKDPKVRNRREVDDSDQRKAGYYSRQGIWKENFFFLPNDSRFDEGRQFFALDDNASCNEPPSEGQPEGAENEGSTRQQISKIYKKRRQRVGKTMKMKSKLGIRVAKDRKNAKK, from the exons ATGATGAGGTCGCATCGTTTGTTTGTGGGCAACATTCCGGCCGGCGTAAGTGAAAAAGAGTTAAGTGACGAGTTCAGTGCGTACGGTATCGTCGAGTCCGtggaaatcaaaaccaaaccgaacgcTCTCAGCGGGGCTGTCGACACGTTTGGCTTCCTGTCGCTGAGCACGGACGACAAAATCGTATCACAGT GCATCAAAGAGTTTCGTGAGCAACAGTACCGTGGTGTGTATCTGAATgtttcgaaagcgaaagaatcgTTTCTGGACCGATTGAAGCGCGAAAGAGAAGAAGCGGAATCACAGAAGCAGAATGCGCTCGCCCTCGATCCTTACCGAAAAGAGGCGGAAGACGATAAGCGACACAGTGTACGCACCACGGTGCAGCTCCCCACGCTGCCCAGTTTGGGGAAGGATGATGAAACCAGTTCTTCCGAAAGTTCGGAAGATTCCGCGAGTGACGAGGAAGATCGCGAACCGGTCAGGAAAACAAGCGCACCGATCGCACCCAAAACGCCACAAGAGGAGCTGGTGAAAAAGTGGAACCAAGAAACGTACATCGAGCACGGAAAGCTAAAGATTATACCAATCACGGGCCAAGTGACAGAAGtgatcgatcgttcgaagCCACACCAGCGATCGGAGGGCAAGCAGCTGAGCGAGAAGGCGCGCATAGCggacgaaaagcgaaagcaagGTCTAACGAAGCTGAATTCCGCCtacgagcagcaacagctcgCGATCAAAAGTGCCCTATCGAAGGCTGGCTCCGGAAGCAATCGGAAGATCGCgttcgatgacgacgaagaaggCGGCCAGCGGCAGTCAGGGACCAAGCGGAAGTTGTCTCTCTTCGGTACAGCTGAAGAGGAAGATGACGAAGATGGGTTCGAGGGGAATTTCAAAGTCCGGAAACAGCTGTCCGGTTCGAACGGTCAGGAACTGTACGAAATGCAGACAGCCTTTCAGGGGGACAATCGTTTTCGTCTCGATGATCGCTTTCTGGAGCGTAACGGCAACGAGGCGAGCAGTAAAAATCCACCCAAGGACAAAGCGGCGGACAAGGAGCGACTGAAACAGTTGGAAATCTTGTCGAACGTAACGGGCAAACCGATCGCAAgtgaaaaacggaacgaacg CCACAATAAACTTCCACAGATGCAACGCTTCGATCCGTCGCAAAAGAGGGGAGAACTTCCGGCAGAGCAACGACTGCCGGCATCCGAGATCGAGAAAGTGGATCCCCCCGAGACGGACTATAAAGTGAGCGATGAAAGGTTCTACACCGTATCGGATGGCTTGGTCGGATTGCTGGGTTCTTCATCCGGCAAGAAGGAACGAAACGAGGGATTCAGCCTTCGAACGATGTTCGGCAGGGATTCGGAGCCCTCGGATGAGACCACTGAGGGGGGCCAACAGTACCAGGAAACCCAGCCAGGGAAGGACAGCGAGCGACCCAAGGATAGTGGTGCGCGGTTCAAGCACGAATCGTCGGAAAGCGAGGACGAGCCGGAGGCGAGTGAACCGGTTCGAAAGGACCCTAAGGTGCGGAACCGCAGAGAAGTAGACGACAGTGACCAGCGGAAGGCGGGATACTACTCTAGGCAGGGCATTTGGAAGGAgaactttttctttcttcccaaCGATTCCCGGTTCGATG AAGGTCGTCAGTTCTTTGCGCTTGATGACAATGCTTCGTGCAATGAACCACCGTCCGAAGGGCAGCCCGAAGGAGCTGAGAATGAAGGTAGCACGAGGCAGCAAATATCTAAAATCTACAAAAAACGTCGACAGCGTGTGggtaaaacaatgaaaatgaaatcgaaactgGGCATTAGAGTGGCGAAAGATCGAAAGAATGCTAAAAAGTGA
- the LOC128274690 gene encoding carboxypeptidase Q-like: protein MCSVVAVFLGVLLACLGGPVIGDECQLPDDLRAEIAAYQPVVDTIFERIVTGEFAGQTWHSLLEFTDRFGPRLSGSKQLEDAIDFAVQEMMADGLENVHTEEAIVPHWVRGREWAELVEPFPKNLPMLGLGLSVGTSSVGITAEAIAVESFEEFEQLADSTVSGKIVIFAPVWTGYGPTGRYRYESASAAAKKGAVAVLIRSMTPFSIGTPHTGALRYEAGIRQIPAAAITVEDAELLLRKYRRGDQLVVHLKMDATNLDPTVSRNAVGELQGSVHTNTSVVVVSGHMDSWDVGTGASDDAGGVFISWKALTFLKAMGLRPRRTIRAVYWTAEEPGLIGVSAYERQHSAEEKEEFNVFFESDGGTFEPTGLDFSGNSEAQCIFAEISKLMRGFEEFTYTTGVVSSDIGNWLSRGFPGVSLRNKNENYFWYHHSDGDTMVLEDSADLDRSTALWAAAAYVIADLSIDIPKDVTDYSDKL, encoded by the exons ATGTGTTCGGTGGTCGCTGTGTTCCTTGGCGTGCTGCTAGCCTGCCTAGGTGGACCGGTCATTGGGGACGAGTGTCAGCTTCCCGATGACCTCCGAGCGGAAATAGCTGCCTACCAACCGGTGGTGGACACCATATTCGAGCGCATCGTTACGGGTGAGTTTGCGGGGCAAACGTGGCACAGTTTGCTGGAGTTTACGGACCGCTTCGGACCCCGGCTAAGCGGGAGCAAGCAACTGGAGGATGCGATCGATTTCGCGGTCCAAGAGATGATGGCCGATGGGCTGGAGAACGTGCACACGGAGGAGGCCATCGTGCCGCACTGGGTACGAGGCCGCGAGTGGGCCGAACTGGTGGAACCGTTCCCAAAGAATCTGCCCATGCTCGGGCTGGGTCTGTCCGTCGGCACATCATCGGTCGGTATCACCGCGGAAGCGATTGCCGTTGAATCGTTCGAAGAGTTTGAGCAACTGGCTGACAGCACGGTGAGCGGCAAAATTGTGATCTTTGCACCGGTGTGGACGGGTTACGGTCCCACGGGCCGCTACCGGTACGAGtcggcatcggcggcagcGAAAAAGGGTGCCGTCGCGGTGCTTATCCGATCGATGACTCCGTTTTCGATCGGAACACCGCACACCGGGGCACTGCGCTACGAGGCCGGCATAAGGCAGATACCGGCGGCAGCGATCACCGTTGAGGATGCCGAGTTGTTGCTGCGGAAGTATCGCCGGGGAGACCAATTGGTCGTTCATTTGAAAATGGATGCCACCAATCTGGACCCAACGGTGTCACGGAATGCGGTCGGTGAGCTGCAGGGTAGCGTGCACACGAATACGTCGGTGGTCGTTGTTTCGGGACACATGGACAGCTGGGACGTTGGAACCGGAGCATCCGATGACGCAGGTGGTGTGTTTATCTCGTGGAAAGCACTCACGTTCCTGAAAGCGATGGGATTACGGCCACGGCGTACGATACGAGCCGTCTACTGGACGGCCGAAGAACCGGGCCTGATCGGAGTGAGCGCTTACGAGCGGCAACATTCGGCGGAAGAGAAGGAAGAGTTTAACGTGTTCTTTGAGTCCGACGGCGGAACGTTCGAACCGACAGGGCTGGACTTCTCCGGGAACAGTGAGGCGCAGTGCATTTTTGCTGAAATTTCAAA GCTTATGAGAGGCTTCGAAGAATTCACGTACACCACCGGGGTCGTTAGTTCGGACATCGGCAACTGGTTGAGTCGCGGTTTTCCCGGAGTATCGTTGCGCAATAAGAACGAAAACTATTTTTG GTATCATCATTCGGACGGCGACACGATGGTGCTGGAAGATTCGGCCGATCTGGACAGAAGCACCGCGCTGTGGGCTGCCGCGGCGTATGTTATTGCGGATTTGAGCATCGATATTCCGAAAGATGTGACCGATTATAGCGACAAACTGTGA
- the LOC128272468 gene encoding carboxypeptidase Q-like: protein MRSVGRLVLLLGVAAAVVVGLLVVPVSAGVADNRIDHFGTGDDGSCKLPDSLAEEIRGYQPIVNKIVDKIVNGEFAGRTWDDLAELVDTFGARVAGSEQLEKAIDFVVERMKVDGLENVHTENASVPHWVRGYESAELVKPFRKNLPLLGLGSSVGTPRGGIIGEVLAVESFKEFENIPPDQVKGKIVVFAPQWEGYGRTVVYRSQAASVASRKGAVAALVRSITPFSIGSPHTGQQHYQDGVKKIPAACITVEDAEMLLRKYRRGDRMEIHLEMEDRPMEPVISRNTIGELVGTSLTNTSVVVVSGHLDSWDVGVGAMDDGGGALISWKALAYLKALGLRPRRTIRAILWTGEEEGLYGGAAYKDGHMAQEQKEFNFFFESDIGTFEPRGLDFVGNADAECIFREIVKLMSPLNATEFATPTDGGPDISHWTTRGFPGASLLNKNDKYFWFHHSAGDTMAVENRQNLDKCAALWAAAAYVVADLSVSMPKEVHP, encoded by the exons ATGCGGTCCGTCGGAAGGTTGGTTTTACTGTTgggtgtggccgccgccgttgtaGTAGGGTTGCTAGTAGTTCCGGTGAGTGCTGGTGTGGCCGACAATAGAATCGATCACTTCGGAACGGGTGACGATGGCAGTTGCAAGTTGCCAGACTCGCTGGCGGAAGAGATTCGCGGTTATCAACCGATCGTGAACAAGATCGTCGATAAGATTGTGAACGGTGAGTTCGCCGGCCGCACCTGGGACGATCTGGCGGAACTCGTCGATACGTTCGGTGCCAGGGTAGCCGGCAGCGAGCAACTTGAGAAGGCGATCGATTTCGTGGTCGAGCGCATGAAAGTGGACGGGCTGGAGAATGTgcacaccgagaacgcgtcCGTGCCACACTGGGTTCGAGGGTACGAAAGTGCCGAGCTGGTGAAGCCGTTCCGCAAGAACCTGCCGCTGCTGGGACTCGGGAGTAGTGTCGGCACCCCGCGTGGCGGCATCATTGGCGAAGTGCTGGCCGTAGAGTCGTTCAAAGAGTTCGAAAACATTCCACCGGATCAGGTGAAGGGAAAGATCGTCGTGTTTGCACCGCAATGGGAAGGATACGGGCGAACGGTGGTTTACCGTAGCCAGGCCGCTTCGGTGGCTTCGCGCAAGGGGGCCGTGGCGGCGCTggttcgatcgatcacacCGTTCTCGATCGGTTCCCCACACACCGGTCAGCAGCACTATCAGGATGGGGTGAAGAAAATTCCGGCCGCTTGCATTACGGTCGAAGACGCAGAGATGCTGCTGCGCAAATACCGACGAGGAGACCGGATGGAGATTCATCTGGAAATGGAGGACCGACCGATGGAACCGGTGATCTCTCGGAACACGATCGGGGAGCTGGTAGGGACGAGCTTGACCAACAcctcggtggttgttgtttcggGCCATCTGGACAGCTGGGACGTTGGCGTTGGAGCGATGGACGATGGTGGCGGTGCGTTGATCTCGTGGAAGGCGCTCGCGTACCTGAAGGCCCTCGGTTTACGGCCCCGCCGAACGATTCGGGCCATCCTGTGGACGGGCGAGGAGGAAGGCCTGTACGGTGGGGCCGCCTACAAGGACGGCCACATGGCCCAGGAGCAGAAggagtttaattttttcttcgaATCCGACATCGGCACGTTTGAGCCACGCGGACTAGACTTTGTGGGCAACGCGGACGCGGAGTGTATCTTCCGGGAGATCGTCAA ACTGATGTCGCCCCTGAACGCGACGGAGTTTGCCACTCCAACCGACGGCGGGCCCGACATTAGCCACTGGACCACGCGCGGATTTCCGGGAGCTTCGTTGTTGaacaaaaatgataaatatttcTG GTTCCACCACTCGGCAGGCGATACGATGGCCGTTGAGAATCGCCAGAATTTGGACAAATGCGCTGCACTGTGGGCGGCGGCCGCATACGTTGTGGCCGATTTGAGCGTCAGCATGCCAAAGGAGGTCCACCCGTGA